In Candidatus Kaistella beijingensis, a genomic segment contains:
- the trxA gene encoding thioredoxin, whose protein sequence is MALEITDQSFQEMVLNSDKPVLVDFWAVWCGPCRMLGPIIEEVAADFEGKAVVGKVDVDNNQQVSVDYGIRNIPTVLIFKNGEVVDKIVGVAPKETIAEKLSAHL, encoded by the coding sequence ATGGCATTAGAAATTACAGATCAGTCATTTCAGGAGATGGTTCTGAATTCAGATAAACCAGTATTGGTTGATTTTTGGGCAGTTTGGTGTGGACCATGTAGAATGTTGGGACCGATTATTGAGGAAGTAGCGGCAGATTTCGAAGGAAAAGCGGTAGTTGGAAAAGTAGATGTGGATAACAATCAACAAGTTTCTGTAGATTATGGCATCAGAAATATTCCCACAGTTTTGATCTTCAAAAATGGTGAAGTAGTTGATAAAATTGTAGGAGTTGCACCGAAAGAAACCATTGCGGAAAAACTTTCTGCACATTTATAG
- a CDS encoding cysteine desulfurase family protein — translation MDKIYLDNAATTPLSEEVIDAMVDVMKVNFGNPSSTHSFGQEAKILIENVRREVADYLHVTPAEIIFTSCGTESNNMIIKSCVNHLGVERIITSPMEHKCVAETVLDMKKRRGVEVVYLRPDQKGDLDLNKLEELLKNSEKKTLVSLMHANNEIGNLIDLKKVAEICKENKALFHTDTVQSMAHMKLDFSEIPLDFASCSAHKFHGPKGIGFAFVRKSSGLKGIITGGPQERTLRAGTENVCGIVGLGKALEISLNNITEYASYIQAIKDYTIERLSAEIPGIKFNGRSAEKDKSLYTLVSALLPFKDPMIGLKLDMKGIAVSQGSACSSGASKPSMVMMMILDEEEMQNSTPLRISFSHLTTTEQIDVLVDALKEISSSFEIEKTNFEHR, via the coding sequence ATGGATAAAATATATTTGGATAACGCAGCAACAACGCCGCTTTCCGAAGAAGTAATTGATGCAATGGTGGACGTGATGAAAGTGAATTTCGGTAATCCGTCATCAACGCACAGTTTCGGCCAGGAAGCGAAAATTCTTATTGAAAACGTAAGGAGAGAAGTTGCTGATTATCTTCACGTTACTCCCGCCGAAATCATTTTCACCAGCTGTGGAACCGAGTCCAATAATATGATTATCAAATCCTGCGTCAATCATTTGGGGGTGGAAAGAATCATTACTTCTCCAATGGAACATAAATGCGTTGCAGAAACGGTTTTGGACATGAAGAAAAGACGGGGAGTTGAGGTGGTTTACCTTCGTCCTGATCAGAAAGGGGATCTTGATTTAAATAAATTAGAGGAACTGCTGAAAAATTCTGAAAAGAAAACTTTGGTGAGTTTAATGCACGCCAACAATGAAATAGGAAACTTGATTGACCTAAAAAAAGTAGCAGAAATCTGCAAAGAAAACAAAGCGCTTTTTCATACTGACACGGTACAGTCGATGGCGCACATGAAATTGGATTTTTCTGAAATTCCTTTAGATTTTGCTTCATGCAGCGCGCACAAATTTCATGGTCCGAAAGGAATCGGTTTTGCTTTTGTAAGAAAATCTTCAGGTTTAAAGGGAATTATTACTGGTGGACCACAGGAAAGAACTTTAAGAGCAGGAACCGAAAACGTTTGCGGAATTGTAGGTTTAGGTAAAGCTTTGGAAATTTCATTGAACAATATCACCGAATACGCTTCATACATTCAAGCAATTAAAGATTATACAATTGAGCGATTAAGTGCAGAAATTCCAGGAATTAAATTTAATGGAAGAAGCGCGGAAAAAGATAAAAGTTTATACACTCTTGTAAGTGCATTGCTGCCTTTCAAAGACCCAATGATTGGATTAAAGTTGGATATGAAAGGAATAGCAGTTTCACAAGGAAGCGCGTGTTCATCTGGTGCGTCAAAACCATCTATGGTCATGATGATGATTCTGGATGAGGAAGAAATGCAGAATTCAACACCGTTGCGAATTTCTTTCAGTCATCTGACAACAACGGAACAAATTGATGTTTTGGTGGATGCCTTAAAAGAAATTTCTTCATCCTTTGAAATAGAAAAAACAAATTTTGAACATAGATAA
- a CDS encoding HAD-IB family hydrolase: protein MKKLYFFDFDGTLTYKDTMFLYLKFYNSAKFNFQFLKHIPLFILLKLKLASAEKVKKSFISSILKGQSKTKIEEKSQQFFEKYYPEIIRENAIEFIQNIDREHTESYLVTASLDIWVKPFAEKFKMNLLATRAEFKNDIFTGNFVGNNCNGGEKVHRIKEALQGKKFDKTIAFGDTSGDKEMLEWANESHFEFFH from the coding sequence ATGAAAAAGTTGTATTTTTTTGATTTTGACGGAACTTTAACCTACAAAGACACCATGTTTTTGTATCTTAAATTCTACAATTCCGCGAAATTTAATTTTCAGTTTCTGAAACATATTCCGCTTTTTATTTTATTGAAATTAAAATTAGCCAGTGCCGAAAAAGTTAAAAAAAGCTTTATTTCATCCATTTTAAAAGGGCAATCAAAAACAAAAATCGAAGAGAAATCTCAGCAGTTTTTTGAAAAATATTATCCCGAGATCATCAGAGAAAACGCCATAGAATTCATTCAAAATATTGACAGAGAACATACGGAAAGCTATCTCGTTACTGCTTCTCTCGATATTTGGGTAAAGCCATTTGCAGAAAAATTTAAGATGAATTTATTGGCAACAAGAGCAGAATTCAAGAATGATATTTTCACTGGCAATTTTGTGGGAAATAATTGCAACGGTGGAGAGAAAGTTCATAGGATTAAGGAAGCGCTTCAAGGCAAAAAATTCGATAAAACAATTGCTTTCGGAGATACTTCGGGAGACAAGGAGATGCTAGAATGGGCAAATGAAAGTCACTTTGAATTTTTTCATTAA
- a CDS encoding SDR family NAD(P)-dependent oxidoreductase — protein MIILGSNSEVAQSFVEKVLEAGGKYSTIFLFTSNKETTEKFAKHIDVKYFQQSEIIELDLMKEIDYTKFDDITSDLLFCATGYLGEGTEEGLYDNKNTERIIDINYAKLVPVLNFFAEKMERQRSGNMIVLSSVAGDRGRQSNFIYGSAKAGLTAYLSGLRNYLYDKKVHVMTVKPGFMDTKMTEGLPLNPKLTATPKQAAESIYKAYKSQKNVAYVLPIWSIIMLIIKNIPEFIFKKLKL, from the coding sequence ATGATTATACTCGGAAGCAATTCAGAAGTCGCACAATCCTTTGTAGAAAAGGTTTTGGAAGCAGGTGGAAAATATTCAACCATTTTTCTTTTTACTTCCAATAAGGAAACTACGGAGAAATTTGCAAAGCATATTGATGTAAAATATTTTCAGCAATCTGAAATCATCGAACTCGATTTGATGAAGGAAATCGACTACACGAAATTTGACGACATCACTTCTGACCTGCTTTTCTGCGCAACCGGTTATCTGGGCGAAGGAACAGAAGAAGGACTTTACGACAATAAAAATACAGAAAGAATCATCGATATCAATTACGCAAAACTTGTTCCCGTTCTCAATTTCTTTGCCGAAAAAATGGAAAGACAACGCTCAGGAAACATGATTGTTTTATCATCTGTTGCAGGTGATCGGGGAAGACAAAGCAATTTCATCTACGGAAGTGCAAAAGCGGGATTAACTGCTTATTTAAGTGGATTGAGAAATTATCTTTACGATAAAAAAGTCCACGTGATGACCGTAAAACCTGGGTTCATGGACACGAAAATGACAGAAGGTCTGCCTCTAAATCCCAAACTCACTGCAACACCAAAACAAGCAGCGGAAAGTATTTATAAAGCATATAAAAGTCAAAAAAACGTGGCTTATGTTTTGCCAATTTGGTCAATCATTATGTTGATTATTAAAAACATTCCAGAATTTATTTTTAAGAAATTGAAGCTGTAG
- a CDS encoding FAD-binding oxidoreductase: MKPNFTQKVTNWGNFPVVEKEVKSEDSLQKIKDFVKSNNEIIARGNGRCYGDASLSEHIFSTKRLNKFISFDRLNGIIECESGVLLSDILEVVVPQGYFLYVTPGTKFISVGGAIASDVHGKNHHAEGCFSEYVIEFSLLNENGEVLKCSREENSEKFWSTIGGMGLTGIILSAKFKLKNIETAYIRQESIKAENLDEIFKLFEESESWTYNVAWIDCLQTGKNIGRSIMMRGEHAFKHQLPKKLQENPLRLKKKFSPTVPFYFPNFVLNNLTVKLFNFLYFNKQRSKEIKNYIDYETFFYPLDAVNDWNKIYGKTGFIQYQMVIPKEKGKEGMKRILETIAKSGNGSFLAVLKLFGKNNPEAYNSFPFEGYTLALDFKVNSKLKNLVEKLDAIVEEFGGRIYLTKDSMSKSSLTNYLQNVQNPKFVSLQHKRIINNN; the protein is encoded by the coding sequence ATGAAACCGAATTTTACACAGAAAGTCACGAATTGGGGAAATTTTCCGGTCGTGGAAAAAGAAGTAAAGTCTGAAGATTCTCTACAGAAAATCAAAGATTTCGTAAAATCAAACAACGAAATCATCGCACGAGGAAACGGAAGATGTTACGGTGACGCATCACTTTCAGAGCACATTTTTTCTACCAAAAGACTAAACAAGTTCATCAGTTTCGATCGCCTAAATGGAATTATTGAGTGTGAATCGGGCGTTTTGCTTTCAGACATTTTGGAGGTCGTTGTTCCACAGGGATATTTTTTGTATGTAACACCGGGAACAAAGTTTATTTCCGTTGGTGGAGCAATTGCATCCGATGTTCACGGTAAAAATCATCATGCAGAAGGCTGTTTTTCAGAGTATGTTATAGAATTTAGTTTGCTGAACGAAAACGGTGAAGTTTTAAAATGTTCCAGAGAAGAAAATTCTGAAAAATTTTGGTCAACAATTGGTGGAATGGGACTTACTGGAATTATCCTTTCCGCAAAATTCAAGCTAAAGAACATTGAAACCGCCTACATAAGACAAGAAAGTATCAAAGCGGAAAATTTGGACGAGATTTTCAAACTGTTTGAAGAAAGTGAATCCTGGACTTACAACGTCGCTTGGATTGATTGCTTACAAACCGGAAAAAATATTGGCAGAAGTATCATGATGCGTGGTGAACATGCATTTAAGCATCAATTGCCAAAAAAACTTCAGGAAAATCCTTTAAGACTGAAAAAGAAATTTAGCCCAACCGTTCCTTTTTATTTCCCCAATTTTGTTTTGAATAATTTGACGGTAAAACTATTTAACTTTCTGTATTTCAATAAACAACGCTCCAAAGAAATTAAGAATTATATTGATTACGAAACATTCTTTTATCCTTTGGATGCAGTTAATGACTGGAATAAAATTTACGGAAAAACAGGTTTCATCCAGTACCAAATGGTGATTCCGAAAGAAAAAGGAAAGGAAGGTATGAAGCGTATTTTAGAAACCATCGCCAAAAGTGGGAACGGTTCTTTTTTAGCAGTTTTAAAACTTTTCGGAAAAAATAATCCAGAAGCTTATAATTCATTCCCATTTGAAGGTTACACTTTGGCTTTGGATTTTAAAGTGAATTCAAAACTGAAAAATTTGGTAGAGAAACTTGATGCAATCGTGGAGGAATTTGGAGGAAGAATATATCTTACCAAAGATTCCATGAGCAAATCTTCGTTGACGAACTATCTGCAAAATGTTCAAAACCCGAAATTCGTTTCACTCCAACATAAAAGAATTATTAATAACAATTAG
- a CDS encoding decaprenyl-phosphate phosphoribosyltransferase — translation MAKYLKLLRIEQWVKNFFVFAPLFFSGNITNLGLLMKSIFAFVVFSLAASSIYIINDYSDIESDKKHPEKKNRPLASGAISKSGAIGILLFVIAIGVGLIFFGEQYFHQNFWKFATIIIFYFLMNIAYTFKLKHVAIVDVCIIAIGFVLRVLAGGYATGIFISQWAILLTFVLALVLAIGKRRGELINAQISGRTRKALDGYNVQFADIALSISCALAIVCYLMFTLSPEVQQRFHPRVFYTVIFVVFAFLRYLQQTLVYNKTESPTKIIYKDRYIQGTLVLWLVAFLLQIYFK, via the coding sequence ATGGCGAAATATCTCAAACTATTAAGGATTGAACAATGGGTGAAAAACTTTTTCGTTTTTGCACCTTTGTTTTTTTCCGGCAATATTACCAACTTAGGCCTTTTGATGAAAAGCATTTTTGCTTTTGTGGTTTTTTCGCTCGCAGCCAGTTCTATTTACATCATCAACGATTATTCGGATATTGAATCGGACAAAAAACATCCTGAAAAAAAGAATCGTCCTTTGGCAAGCGGTGCGATTTCCAAAAGCGGTGCAATAGGAATATTGCTTTTTGTTATTGCAATTGGTGTAGGCCTGATATTTTTTGGTGAACAATATTTCCATCAAAATTTCTGGAAGTTTGCCACCATCATTATTTTTTACTTTCTAATGAACATTGCTTATACTTTTAAGCTAAAGCATGTTGCCATTGTAGACGTCTGCATCATAGCTATTGGTTTTGTATTGCGGGTTTTAGCGGGAGGTTATGCAACTGGGATTTTCATTTCACAATGGGCGATTTTATTAACTTTTGTTCTGGCGCTGGTTTTGGCGATCGGAAAAAGAAGGGGAGAGCTCATCAATGCGCAGATTTCAGGCAGAACCAGAAAAGCTCTCGACGGTTACAATGTTCAGTTTGCAGACATTGCGCTTTCTATTAGCTGCGCTTTGGCGATTGTTTGCTATTTGATGTTTACGCTTTCGCCAGAAGTTCAGCAGCGTTTTCACCCACGTGTTTTTTATACGGTGATCTTCGTGGTTTTTGCTTTTTTACGATATCTGCAGCAGACTTTAGTGTATAATAAAACCGAATCCCCCACAAAAATTATCTATAAAGACAGGTATATTCAGGGCACTTTAGTACTCTGGCTGGTTGCCTTTTTACTTCAAATTTATTTCAAATAA
- a CDS encoding OmpA family protein, translating into MKLFNKTNIAALFISTSLVMTSCEAVKNSNNQQRGTVIGTAAGAVIGGVLGNNIGKGGNAPIGAVLGGVVGGVAGNVIGRKMDKQAKEIKETLPGAEVERVGEGIKVTLKENMVNFAFDKSDLQPLAKANLDKLAEVLINNPDTNINIYGYTDSKGTDEYNLSLSDRRAASVKAYLISKGIASSRMNTMGMGEASPIASNDTEAGRAQNRRVEFAITANEKMINDAQEGN; encoded by the coding sequence ATGAAACTTTTTAACAAAACAAATATTGCTGCACTTTTCATCTCAACTTCGTTGGTAATGACAAGCTGTGAAGCAGTGAAAAATTCAAACAACCAACAAAGAGGGACCGTTATTGGTACTGCAGCTGGAGCTGTAATCGGAGGTGTTTTAGGGAATAACATAGGTAAAGGAGGAAACGCTCCAATCGGAGCTGTTCTAGGTGGGGTTGTTGGTGGAGTTGCTGGTAATGTGATCGGCAGAAAAATGGACAAACAAGCCAAGGAAATTAAGGAAACTTTACCAGGAGCGGAAGTAGAAAGAGTTGGTGAAGGTATAAAAGTGACTTTAAAAGAAAACATGGTTAACTTTGCCTTCGATAAATCAGATCTTCAACCATTGGCAAAGGCAAATTTGGATAAACTTGCAGAAGTTTTGATCAACAATCCGGACACTAACATCAATATTTATGGTTATACCGACTCTAAAGGTACCGATGAATATAATTTAAGTTTGTCGGACAGAAGAGCAGCGTCTGTAAAAGCTTACCTTATTTCGAAAGGTATTGCTTCAAGCAGAATGAACACAATGGGAATGGGTGAAGCAAGTCCAATTGCAAGCAACGATACCGAAGCAGGTAGAGCTCAAAATAGGAGAGTGGAGTTTGCAATTACCGCTAATGAAAAGATGATCAACGACGCTCAAGAAGGTAACTAA
- a CDS encoding lipocalin family protein, which produces MKNLLLSGILAAAFTVSCSGVKNAKTAQENRAEFLKLKGDWELTSIDYDKNFKVKPFDEGADAQCFVGSHWTLIPNNWTGSYTLNGGGSCPSVVMPIKFEVVNGNEFKFKKILEGSKAKAVTQGYSLTLQNQTTDQFSLVDNVMSAGQNVTIVYNFQRTSMKTK; this is translated from the coding sequence ATGAAAAATTTATTACTTAGCGGAATTTTGGCGGCGGCTTTCACCGTTTCTTGTTCCGGTGTGAAAAATGCAAAAACTGCACAGGAAAACAGAGCCGAATTTCTAAAATTGAAAGGTGATTGGGAACTCACAAGTATTGATTACGACAAAAACTTTAAAGTAAAACCATTTGATGAAGGTGCAGATGCACAATGTTTCGTAGGAAGTCACTGGACTTTAATCCCTAACAACTGGACTGGTTCCTACACTTTAAATGGTGGTGGTTCATGTCCAAGTGTAGTAATGCCAATTAAATTTGAGGTAGTAAACGGAAATGAATTCAAATTCAAAAAAATTCTTGAAGGTTCTAAAGCAAAAGCAGTAACTCAAGGGTATTCATTAACTTTACAAAACCAAACAACAGATCAATTTTCTTTGGTCGATAATGTAATGTCTGCTGGTCAAAACGTTACAATCGTATACAATTTTCAAAGAACTTCAATGAAAACAAAATAG
- a CDS encoding S8 family serine peptidase produces the protein MKKILIAACFMTGFASFAQTAETTLDPMKDKDLMTWYHKDFSAANVYGVNTQNAYKYLESKGLKPKPVIVGVLDSGVEVDHPGLIKNMWKNPNEVPNNGKDDDGNGYIDDVYGWNFAGGKNGDVDVDNMEVTRVVKKYQPIFEGANSAANKANQVKMPEEFAMYMKSKDLFNKKSIEAKQGYETYSRIQKMIPGMVAMLNGQNLTPEVVAAIKPTTQEQAMAASVLGQIAQDPSVKGKSPAEVQKFLDAQMKEALDYYGPQATKQYNLDYDPRAEIVGDNYEDYTQKYYGNNHFEGPDAKHGTHVAGIIAGYPQGNEIQYGVGYKTAKIMTVRAVPDGDERDKDVANAIRYAVDNGAKILNMSFGKPVSPGKNVVWDAFKYAHDKGVLLVKAAGNENENIFESQYFPTNFKDVNDAKPFINNMIVVGASTNDNEFLRANFSNYNQKMVNVFAPGEKIYSTVPDGKYEYLQGTSMASPVVAGAASVLLAYMPNLKPEQIIESLVKTVNKSSVNAMINSNTNNRFDLISEAGGVIDLRKAAEYAFTNFYKASPSQNDTKPTMVKKNVKKPVKKVVKRK, from the coding sequence ATGAAAAAAATACTGATTGCGGCTTGTTTTATGACAGGTTTTGCATCTTTTGCACAAACTGCGGAAACGACTTTAGACCCGATGAAAGATAAGGATTTGATGACTTGGTATCATAAAGATTTTTCTGCGGCAAATGTTTACGGAGTAAATACTCAAAATGCATACAAATATTTGGAATCGAAAGGTTTGAAACCAAAACCCGTGATTGTTGGAGTTCTAGACAGTGGAGTAGAAGTTGACCATCCAGGTTTAATCAAAAACATGTGGAAAAATCCAAACGAAGTTCCAAACAACGGAAAAGACGATGACGGAAACGGCTACATCGACGATGTTTACGGATGGAATTTCGCAGGTGGAAAAAATGGAGATGTAGATGTTGATAACATGGAAGTTACGCGTGTCGTAAAAAAATACCAACCGATTTTTGAAGGAGCAAATTCAGCGGCCAACAAAGCAAATCAGGTAAAAATGCCAGAAGAATTTGCAATGTACATGAAATCCAAAGATCTTTTCAACAAGAAAAGCATTGAAGCAAAACAAGGTTACGAAACGTATTCAAGAATTCAGAAAATGATTCCGGGTATGGTTGCCATGTTAAATGGTCAAAATTTAACTCCCGAAGTTGTTGCTGCAATTAAACCAACCACTCAAGAACAGGCAATGGCAGCTTCAGTTTTGGGGCAAATTGCACAAGATCCCTCTGTGAAAGGAAAATCTCCTGCGGAAGTTCAGAAATTTTTGGATGCTCAAATGAAGGAAGCTTTGGATTATTATGGTCCACAAGCTACAAAACAGTATAATTTAGATTACGATCCACGTGCAGAAATCGTGGGCGATAATTACGAAGATTATACCCAGAAATATTACGGAAACAACCATTTCGAAGGTCCTGACGCAAAACACGGAACTCACGTTGCCGGAATCATCGCAGGTTATCCGCAAGGAAATGAAATCCAGTACGGAGTGGGTTACAAAACGGCAAAAATTATGACTGTTCGTGCCGTTCCAGATGGTGATGAAAGAGATAAAGATGTTGCAAACGCAATTCGTTACGCAGTTGACAATGGTGCGAAAATCTTAAACATGAGTTTTGGGAAACCTGTTTCACCGGGGAAAAATGTAGTTTGGGATGCTTTCAAATATGCTCATGACAAAGGTGTTCTTTTGGTGAAAGCAGCAGGAAACGAAAATGAAAATATTTTTGAGAGTCAGTATTTCCCAACCAACTTTAAAGATGTTAATGACGCGAAACCATTCATCAATAACATGATTGTTGTAGGAGCTTCCACCAATGACAATGAATTTTTGAGAGCAAATTTCTCCAACTATAACCAAAAAATGGTGAATGTTTTTGCGCCGGGAGAAAAGATTTATTCAACGGTTCCTGATGGAAAGTATGAATATCTTCAGGGAACTTCGATGGCTTCTCCGGTTGTAGCAGGAGCAGCTTCGGTTCTCTTAGCTTACATGCCGAATTTGAAACCGGAACAAATTATTGAATCTTTGGTAAAAACCGTAAATAAATCTTCTGTAAATGCGATGATTAATTCAAACACCAACAACAGATTCGATTTGATTTCTGAAGCAGGCGGAGTAATAGATTTGAGAAAAGCAGCGGAATATGCTTTCACAAATTTCTACAAAGCTTCACCATCACAGAATGATACAAAACCTACAATGGTTAAAAAAAATGTGAAAAAGCCAGTGAAAAAAGTGGTAAAAAGAAAATAA
- a CDS encoding WbqC family protein: protein MKILLPLFYLPPISWFSEFLKEENEIILEQFENFPKQTYRNRCNIYGANGRLSLIIPINHNGKRVLKELEISDRENWRKLHWKSIKTAYQSSPYFEFYENKMEDIFSFQTNSLVEFNLNALKIIQNILKTEKAYSLSDEYVKNFEGEDFREKFSAKQASEYAMDDYYQTFSDKMGFEKDLSILDLICNKGPESLTYLKNIKTK, encoded by the coding sequence ATGAAAATATTATTACCCCTATTTTATCTCCCGCCAATTTCATGGTTTTCCGAATTTTTAAAGGAAGAAAACGAAATCATTTTAGAACAGTTTGAAAATTTTCCGAAGCAAACTTATCGCAACCGATGCAATATTTATGGAGCAAACGGAAGATTGTCATTAATTATTCCAATAAACCATAACGGAAAAAGAGTGTTGAAAGAACTTGAGATTTCGGACAGAGAAAATTGGAGAAAACTTCATTGGAAATCGATAAAGACAGCTTATCAAAGTTCCCCTTACTTTGAGTTTTACGAAAATAAAATGGAAGATATTTTCAGTTTTCAAACAAATTCTTTAGTTGAATTTAACTTGAACGCTTTAAAAATCATCCAAAACATTCTGAAAACAGAAAAGGCATATTCTTTGAGTGATGAATATGTCAAAAATTTTGAAGGTGAAGATTTCAGGGAAAAATTTTCAGCAAAACAGGCGTCAGAATACGCAATGGATGATTATTATCAAACTTTTTCCGATAAGATGGGATTTGAGAAAGACCTTTCAATTCTTGACCTGATTTGTAACAAAGGACCCGAATCTTTGACTTATTTAAAAAATATCAAAACAAAATAA
- the lepB gene encoding signal peptidase I — protein sequence MNYFLIYSVYVIILSLLMGISTWKLFKKMGYNPLFAFVPFYNYFIIQKETKHPKWWVAMAYLPIVGPIMMTVFHLFLMKHFGKSGFTQKLLTVILPFIYMAIVNYSKDAEVETEDELYLTEDEKKEKKKESFLGSITFAVVFATIIHVFLTQPFGIPTGSMERTLLVGDFLFVNKWSYGYRMPMRPLAIPFLQGTIMDTGQKGNPKDDPKSYVDAVKLPYSRLLQFNKPQKNDIVVFNYPQDSVHTAIDRKDPYVKRCVAVAGDVIEMRAGRLFVNGKAETVLGDQKVQHKYIAQTGSQLDVPALYNKYGFLPLQEIQTQNGYLYDFQGLTDETAKEIKALPQIIKMEEHVWPKDSAAVGYKLNAERDAYTKKIDTTQSIFPINKKWNQDWYGPLKIPKKGDVVTLNQETLPEYQWIISEYEHNKLENKNGKIFVNGQETNKYTIKQDYYMMIGDNRDASLDARFFGFVPEENIVGKPMFTWMSVEGLFKDAGSSYQAPTKIRWDRMFKATNTGEANKTSYWWVAVLVLVLFFGWDYIMKLFKKKETEE from the coding sequence ATGAATTACTTTCTAATCTATTCCGTTTATGTTATCATTCTTTCACTATTGATGGGGATTTCAACGTGGAAATTGTTCAAAAAAATGGGTTACAATCCGCTTTTTGCGTTTGTGCCGTTTTACAATTATTTCATCATTCAGAAAGAAACCAAGCATCCGAAATGGTGGGTTGCAATGGCTTATCTTCCGATTGTGGGACCGATTATGATGACGGTTTTTCATTTGTTTTTAATGAAACATTTTGGGAAATCGGGTTTTACACAAAAATTATTGACCGTAATTCTTCCGTTTATTTACATGGCAATTGTGAATTATTCAAAAGATGCAGAAGTTGAAACCGAAGACGAACTTTATTTAACCGAAGACGAAAAAAAGGAGAAAAAGAAAGAATCCTTTCTTGGTTCCATCACCTTTGCGGTGGTTTTTGCAACCATCATCCACGTTTTCTTAACCCAGCCTTTTGGAATTCCGACAGGTTCAATGGAAAGAACACTTTTAGTTGGAGATTTCCTTTTTGTAAACAAATGGAGTTACGGTTATAGAATGCCGATGCGACCTTTAGCAATCCCTTTTTTGCAGGGAACAATTATGGATACAGGTCAAAAAGGAAATCCTAAAGACGACCCAAAATCTTACGTCGATGCGGTGAAGCTCCCATATTCAAGATTGTTGCAATTCAACAAGCCGCAGAAAAACGATATTGTCGTTTTCAATTATCCGCAAGATTCGGTGCACACAGCGATTGACAGAAAAGATCCTTATGTGAAAAGATGCGTCGCAGTTGCAGGAGACGTAATTGAAATGAGAGCGGGACGCCTTTTCGTCAACGGAAAAGCTGAAACCGTTTTAGGCGATCAAAAAGTACAGCACAAATACATTGCGCAAACTGGCAGTCAATTAGATGTTCCTGCTTTGTACAACAAATACGGATTTTTGCCGCTTCAGGAAATTCAAACTCAAAACGGTTACCTTTATGATTTTCAAGGTTTGACGGATGAAACTGCGAAAGAAATAAAGGCGCTTCCACAAATTATTAAAATGGAAGAACACGTTTGGCCAAAAGATTCTGCGGCGGTTGGTTATAAATTAAATGCAGAAAGAGATGCGTACACCAAGAAAATCGACACCACTCAATCGATTTTCCCCATCAACAAAAAGTGGAACCAAGATTGGTACGGTCCTTTAAAAATCCCGAAAAAAGGAGATGTGGTGACTTTAAATCAAGAAACTTTACCTGAATATCAGTGGATTATCTCCGAATACGAACACAACAAACTCGAAAACAAAAACGGAAAAATTTTTGTCAATGGTCAGGAAACCAATAAATACACCATCAAACAGGATTATTATATGATGATTGGTGACAACCGCGATGCTTCTTTGGATGCAAGATTTTTCGGTTTCGTTCCTGAAGAAAATATCGTCGGAAAGCCTATGTTTACTTGGATGAGCGTGGAAGGATTGTTTAAAGACGCCGGTTCGTCTTATCAAGCGCCGACCAAAATTCGTTGGGACAGAATGTTCAAGGCAACAAATACGGGAGAAGCCAACAAAACTTCCTATTGGTGGGTTGCTGTTTTGGTTTTGGTGCTGTTTTTCGGTTGGGATTACATCATGAAATTATTCAAGAAAAAAGAAACAGAAGAGTAG